The Capsicum annuum cultivar UCD-10X-F1 chromosome 1, UCD10Xv1.1, whole genome shotgun sequence sequence ttgatctcatggagttagagatgatggattctgacgtcattcttggcatggattagctctactcatactatgcctcagttgactgtagaaataaaatagttcatttccagttcccaaatgaaccagtccttgaatgaaggggaagtactacagctcttaggggtcagttgatctcGTACTTTACAGCTAGAAAGATGATACtgaaagggtgtatttaccatcttgttctagtcaaagactctaactcagaaactccaactcttgaatCAGTTTCAATAgcaaatgaattctcagatgtatttcttgaagatcttctcggagtttctcccgaaaggaaaatcgACTTCGAAacagaccttctcctagatactcatcctatatctattcttccatatagaatggctccatctaaactcaaagaatttaaagaacagttgaaggatgtcttagataagggattcatcagacccaacatctcTCTATGGGGATCACccattctattcgtgcataagaaatatggttctctcagtatgtgtattgactactgtcagttgaacaaggtcacagtcaagaataaatacccacttcctagaatggatgacttgtttgaccaactttagggtgagatacttttcaaagatagacgtTAGATTAGGCTATAGTCAGCTTGGGTCAGGGActatgacattctgaaaatagcttttcgaacttggtatggtcacttcgaatcctagtcatgtcctttggtcttactaatgctccagcagccttcatggacttgatgaattgagtgttcaagcattacttggacatgttcttcatagtcttcactGATGACATACTTGTTTACTCTCATAGTGAAAACGATCATACAGACCACCTAAGAATAGTGCttcaaactcttagagctcaccagttatttgctaaattcagtaagtgtgaattttggctaagatcaataactttccttggccatatcatttccgatgatagaattagaattgatcctcaaaagactgaagcagtgagaaataagcctagacctatctctccatcagacatcagaaATTTCTTAGGTTTAATATGCTATTACTGttaattttttgaatgattttattctattacattgcccatgtccagattgactcagaagaaagttaagttttagtggtcaggttcctgtgagaagattttttaggagttgaagactcgactcacctcggCCCTTGtcttgactctactagatggtttggatggttttgttgtgtactgtgatgcatccagagtaggtttgggttgtgtcctcatacagagaggtaaggttgtagcctatgcctctagatagcttaaatcccatgagaagaattaccctagttatgatcttgagttagcagctgtagtattttccttaaagatttggaggcattacttatatagggtgcatgtagatgtgttcacggatcacaaaagccttcagtatgtattcttttagaaagatttaaatctgcatcagagaaagtggttaaaGTTATTAacgaattatgatatgagtgttctgtatcatttaggcaaggccaatatagttgCTGATACTCTCATTAGATtgcctatgggtagtgtagctcatattgaggatggtcagaagaagttagctcaggaagttcatcaggttgcccgactaggtgtccgcttagtcaacTCAGCAGAGGGTATTGTGTGGGTGCAGTGTAGCACCGAATCCATAGCTCATGTGCAGACTAGATGTCACCCTCATAACATCCGTTACCTtataaaccatatctaagaattcctatggattctctttagacttggatcccatgaaagaagaaggattcatccgggtgaaatCCCGAATTCTAGTCGCGGCAGTATTGGCCATTCGATTATCCAGAATAGCAGTTGGATCAATTACCTTCTGTGCTGCTATGAagttggctagagtagtaaacgCAACTCTAAATTTTGCGTGAGATACATTCTCTTCTAAAAGATCTGCTTGGGctggctgaggggctggctgagttcatattcttctttcgttcttcttgggaggcatgttctgtaaatagaaggagGAAATGGATTAGagtaagagtttaacttgaaatcattcacactcgcatgacatgaatactgaaagaagggaaacttttcctaaatgccttatagcctcttatccataagtgtggcgcgctaaaCCTTAGCCTCTCAAttcagttatgcagtcttagagttgtttggtcaaagcatacagatatcagtattttgtcattattttagttttcagattttactcagtccatgttatatacttggtcatacATCCCCAGTGTCCATACATTTTCACATATATTTAGTATCTACAGTCTATCATGCATACTCGGTATTTAcagatttctctatatttttagtatctactgatttcatgttctctactcagtactttATGTTTTACATGAAtaatcagttagttattattattcctaatcacaaaatcatgcatatcaacctacctcatttagcataccagtaaattcaaagtattgatcgcatacctttcttttgtgctatgatgtatcatatcataagtGCTGACACTGAGTTCCCGGATCGCACttagcagtggtgagtcttcatcatctgaggatagattatattacttcatgtctttatctcagttgTTAGTAGAGTTAGTTAAGGGCacatcccatcaactcacagtattcagtttagaggcttttcagacactatagttagctattcaaattatttagattttagtattatgCTAGCTTCATAATTTAGTAGtcgtttcattattaaaaccttagggaattttagttattcttctgtattcatgattatattattcagtgatcacagcaggtaccagctcataggttagcttatggtccctagGGACCGTTATCACCGTGTAATGACTTGGGGGTAGTCTTAGGTCGTTACACAAGTTTAAAAAGTCTCATCCTAGGTATGGTTGTCaatgtataagctctaatatagaataagaaaataataggAATCGTCAAAAATGCCTTAGATGCAAATAATACATAAGACATAAGTAGAAAGATTTGAGTAGTTTTGAATCCCATTAGCCACTACCTCAATCTCCGCAATGTAAATACCAAAAGTAACGCAATCTACAATATATTGCTTAAACCAGTACCTGCATAGGTGgaaaacataagaaaaatgaaagagaagagTGAGTAAGAAACCATGTTAACTCCACAAGCATCATCAATAACCAACCCTAATCCAAAGTGACGGCGATAACCACTATCCCAACCATCCAAGGTATCTCGAACAACCTATAGCCCGCTAAATTATAGTTCTTAATCTTATCAGGTTAACCTAACACAATGATCAATTGGTATTTAAAATACAAGGTAGACACATTAATCTAGGTGAGCCAAcgctatttatttatatttaataataagagAAGTCATTGATTGTTATGCTCCAAAAATGGGTCGCGAGACATCACatagtgcttaggaccacaagtgatcccaagctaacccttgtactggcatactgttaagctaCTGATCTAAATATGTATTAGATGATTGAGTTTACTGTgcgaaaatataatcatgatgaaatctgagaaaatacaatactgatatagtTTTACATTCTAATAAAACTGAAGAGCagaactaaaattacataactgacaCTGACATCTATttagcctctactatactgactatagatattAGGAATGCGACCCCAACTACTAATAACCAATACATGTGAGTAAGAAAGtagagtacataaataacatctaactaaaatCCCTAAAGTAAGAGGACTTATTATTTATTGGCTGGAGTCTGCAACTGTGTAATCATGATAGATGGACTAcaactgaactggtacctacattattaaacaatgtagcacataaatgaatatgtggatcattacatttggaatgtactgagcatgtggagGTGAATGGATAAGTAAACCAATAGCTCAATGCTCACATAAACTTGTAAAAAAAatacatgctaagtataaatggctCATATTAGCTGGAGTAtctaaaagctaaaaatcatgaatcatgattAATAAAGCATATTGTAtaaatcttatgagccataacacttagttctaaaagctgtacttttactctttctgctagtGACTAAGTAGAACTGAGGTtaagtctgttttcaaatcatgcaagcTAAGTGTAAATTGACAcacctttgtatctgtaaactaaaagctaaaatctcatggctaatgacttatgtaaagcaatagatgaataaaattatgagcctttacacttagtttctaaaatttgttatgttattcttttctattatgattactcttttttgtagggaggttcttctaaatgactacactatgtgagctatcataatacccaatgtctagttcccttataggaaagccttacattggggagaggtgtcatactcttgccaaggagtatagcctaatctaagtgatcacatatgtaactgtcatccatatagaaataggaataatttgaatttgtacctacattgactcgtagttctagggaagtaggatgcgctaaacccacacttcccactcaaTGCGAAtgctactccctttaatttgtatgctcattctgtagaaaatccacttttagaactAATATAAGGGATTATGAAAACCTCTTGTAAATCTATTTACTGTAAACTATagctaaatctataaagtggattccatatctaagctgagatcaaaagatcaaatctttgttcaaaatctgaatataacaagtcatgggatgcttaaaagcataatcttcttgaaataacaacattcaaactagggctaataacccatgcatctatttcatgtcaaatcatcgtAAAACTCATGCAAAGTAatgaaatattgataatttaaagCTTAAGTCATCGACAGGCACTTAAAGTTGtctcaaaaattcacttagacccctcaactaaggcctgTAGCTATCAGGCTCCTAACCCACCCGAATTTGATCCAATCAGGCCTTTTTTGCCTACATCACACCTTGAGTATTATTCACTTGCCATACGCGTGTGAAGCCAAAAAATATTTCTgataaaccaatcaaaaattgCCATGTCAACAAAAAGAAAAgctaatatttaaatataaaaaaataaaaagtcttGACTTGTCTTCATCAACCAACCAAATTAAACAGTTTTCCTCTTTTTCCTTGTTTTCCTCAATCGACCAAATTAAACAGACATCCTTAACAGCCATAGCATCATCAATAATGCAACCGACAGGTACACACAGAGCAAATCCCACATTACCAAAAGATGAGATTTTGATAGCTTCAGATTATGATTAAAGCTTATGTTTTGaataaacaagaatcatcatataataataatcaagAGTGGCTACTGAAATGATCAAGAGAGAGCCCATTACCCGTCCTATTTTCTTGAATGTATATGGATGTCCAAGAATTCCTGCACCAACTAGAGACATGAAAATATTAGCAAAAGTCTTTAAAGGAGAAGAAAGTTGTCGTTgcttttgccccaaaaatggatcaTCCTCTCCAAGGATTTTAAGTGCATCAGATGATGAAATTGCTTCTTTTGTCTTAAACCCCATTGTCATAGGATCCTTCTCTTCAAACCCTTCTGTCCTAAACCCCATTGTCATATGAACCTCTTGAAGATTATTGTTGTTGATTCGATGATCTATAGGACTTTGTTATTGATTCGATGATCTATAAAACTAATCAACGAGAATTAATTATTGGGGATAGATAGATGGGTAAAACAATTCCAATTAATAATACAATTCAAACCAACCCAATATAAAAAAAGATCTGATAAAAGATAAATGAAAATGAAATCTTAGATTTGATTGAGAATATGGGAGAAAAATAGTTTGTAAGAATAGAAaacaatattaataaaaataaattattatattttagatCACAAAATAGAGAAAAGCCATTGATGTGGGCAATGGTGCTTTTGCAGGGAAAGAGAAGGGTTGGGTGTTAATGGTTGGGGCGGGCGGGGTAGGGATGGAAAATGTTGCAAAAGAAAGTTGGTTTAACATTATTGAAAAAGTGAATATATTTAATCCATATGGAAAATGTTGAATGGATTAACTTTCCACATTTGTCGAGTTTGATAACACGCGGAGCAGATTTAATGAGGCAGGACAAAAAAGGCCTAGGTGGATTAAATTTTGGGTGGGTTAGAGGCCTGATAGGTACAGGACTGAGTCGAGGGGTTTAAGTGAAATTTTGTGACAAGTTTAAGTGGCTAGCAATGATTTAAGCCATAATTTAAGTCTAAATTtagaaatttctgcaatacgcatgaaaatacaaaagtagTCATGCAGTTTAATAtctaattcacttgaaatctcataatcttgcaaataataatattgggtatgaatcctaatttgaaACTCGTGGgtaatcatataaaatcatgtaactttgtaattaaaaaccttttttgggaacaagaatgaaagaattatccttgttgaaaaaccccagataccttaattgatgactatatgaagaagcttgaactttgagttctagttgtgctcttgaagattgattcttgaagttcttgaatttcaAATCCTTAATTTTGAATCATCTTGGAAAaggaatggtggaatttggatttcttggggattaaggtttgatgttctagggtttctttgagagaaagttgatgaaaagcATGcctaatatgcttagaataggctaGATTTTGTATTTTACACGATCTGGGGCTTGGGGAAATGATTAGATTCCCCTTTgtaaaatttaaatcaaaactgGAGAATCCCAATTTGGCACACCACCACGACTCGATGTTATTGCAGTGGATTACTAGAAAATGGACGACTGTCATTTTGTCCTCTAGCGTGATGTGGTGAAATCAGGTCGTGTCACTTGAAAAAGGCCGAGTACTATTTTACACTCCACCGTGATTCAGTGTCTATCCAATTGGGAATTTTAATGCGGTACAGGAAAATCACGTTGAGCTACTAGAAAGGGACGAACGAGAATTGGAACTTCTCTGTGATGTGGGATGATCACAGTGctccactggaaattggacaactGTAAATTTGTCCTTCATAGCAACGCGGTGCTTATCGCAATGCCCTGCTGCCTttactaaaattgccataacttcttaatcGAGTATCTGATTAAGGAGAAatcggtatcgttggaaagctgattcaattttcTACATATTGGTGGGCCTAGATCTAGAAAAGTCTACACATATCAagagttatttacttttaaagTTTACCCTTGACAAACTAGGATCTAAATGAGACTAAGAAAAGTGCAGGGTATTacattgatacgcccaaattatacctctcttatgagagagtaagtggaCGTTGTcaactatataacccaactaggttgagaTCGAATACtttagggaatatggtgttaattaagatGATTTATGATTTAATCGACTAATAGTTAATAGTTTCCTTTAATTGGGGGGTTCTTATCAACCAACTTATCGTGAACATTTCAACTTGCTTTAGAAACTCAAAGTTAATGTTAcagtatttcaaatcaatgatttAGTAAAACTAGAGTTGTTGTCACTATGATTATTTAACCTTCATTGAACAGTAGTTGTGATATAGGATTctcgtgacttgtgggaaacaccaaattatcattgTCGATAACTAATCTACTTGATTTTCAACCAACTTGGATGTTGAGTTCCCTAATtctttaaaacataggaaaaccttCTATTCAAGCTGACTTAATatcgagttgattaatcttgttacatcattaatcattagatggaaaattGGTATTTCCTAAATCCCCGTTGACAATTCACTTcctttaattgatttcttaattcAAGAAAATCTACACCATGCTTGATTTATTGTTTACAACTAATAGAAAGAAATCATTACAACGGAATTATCCAGATGATTCCCACAGTCAATCGAATCTCATCCAACTATTGAATCAACAAAATAACAATCTTAGCTCCTACAACTCTAGTTGTGGGATTTAGTTCCTAA is a genomic window containing:
- the LOC124895909 gene encoding amino acid transporter AVT3C-like, coding for MTMGFRTEGFEEKDPMTMGFKTKEAISSSDALKILGEDDPFLGQKQRQLSSPLKTFANIFMSLVGAGILGHPYTFKKIGRVPVQL